A region of Homo sapiens chromosome X, GRCh38.p14 Primary Assembly DNA encodes the following proteins:
- the CXorf51B gene encoding uncharacterized protein CXorf51B — protein sequence MAKVTSEPQKPNEDVDEQTPSTSSTKGRKKGKTPRQRRSRSGVKGLKTTRKAKRPLRGSSSQKAGETNTPAGKPKKARGPILRGRYHRLKEKMKKEEADKEQSETSVL from the exons ATGGCAAAGGTGACCAGTGAGCCACAGAAGCCTAATGAAGATGTGGACGAACAGACCCCATCAACCTCAAGTAccaaagggaggaagaaggggaagacaCCCCGTCAACGAAGGTCCAGAAGCGGCGTTAAG GGCCTAAAGACCACCAGGAAGGCGAAAAGACCCCTTCGAGGGAGCTCGAGCCAAAAAGCCGGTGAAACTAACACCCCTGCAGGAAAACCTAAGAAAGCTAGAGGACCAATACTGCGTGGTCGTTATCACCggctgaaagaaaaaatgaagaaagaagaggcCGACAAAGAGCAAAGCGAGACCTCAGTTCTGTGA